A stretch of the Elephas maximus indicus isolate mEleMax1 chromosome 3, mEleMax1 primary haplotype, whole genome shotgun sequence genome encodes the following:
- the LOC126074028 gene encoding olfactory receptor 7D4-like, translated as MEPGNQTSTSEFFLLGFSQDPEHQPILFGMFLSMFVVTVLGNLLIILTIISDSHLHTPMYFFLVNLSLADICFISTTIPKMLVNIQTQNRSITYAGCITQMYFFMVFGGMDTFLLTLMAYDRFVAVCHPLHYLVIMNLHLCGLLVLASWFISMMYSLMQSLLMLRLSFCTNWVIQHFYCELAQALTIACSDTLVSHILLYIMVTALLGIVPFAGILFSYTQIVSSILKIPSADGRYKAFSTCGSHLSVVSLFYGTGLGVYLSSGASPSSWKAMVASVMYTVVTPMLNPFIYSLRNRDINRALQRLLRRILYVQ; from the coding sequence ATGGAACCAGGAAATCAAACAAGCACTTCAGAATTTTTCCTCCTGGGATTTTCCCAGGACCCAGAGCATCAACCAATACTATTTGGAATGTTCCTGTCCATGTTTGTGGTCACTGTGCTTGGAAACCTGCTCATCATTCTGACCATCATCTctgactcccacctccacacccccatgtacttcttcctagtcaaCCTGTCCTTAGCTGACATCTGCTTCATCTCCACCACCATCCCAAAGATGCTAGTGAACATCCAGACACAGAACAGATCCATCACCTATGCAGGCTGCATCACTCAGATGTATTTTTTCATGGTTTTTGGAGGCATGGACACATTTCTCCTGACtttgatggcctatgaccggttTGTAGCTGTCTGTCACCCCTTGCACTACCTGGTCATCATGAACCTCCACCTCTGTGGTCTGCTGGTTCTTGCGTCCTGGTTCATCAGTATGATGTACTCCCTAATGCAGAGTTTGTTGATGCTGCGGCTCTCCTTCTGCACCAATTGGGTAATTCAACACTTTTACTGTGAACTTGCTCAGGCCCTCACAATTGCCTGCTCCGACACACTCGTCAGTCATATCCTGCTATATATTATGGTGACTGCCCTTCTCGGAATTGTTCCCTTCGCAGGGATCCTTTTCTCCTACACTCAAATTGTCTCCTCCATCTTGAAAATCCCATCAGCTGATGGGAGGTATAAAGCATTTtccacctgtgggtctcacctgtCTGTGGTTTCTTTATTCTATGGGACAGGCCTTGGTGTCTATCTCAGTTCTGGAGCATCACCCTCTTCCTGGAAAGCCATGGTTgcctcagtgatgtacactgtcgtcacccccatgctgaaccccttcatctacagcctgaggaacagggacaTCAACAGGGCTTTACAAAGGCTTCTCAGGAGAATACTCTATGTTCAGTGA